The Nitrospira sp. genome window below encodes:
- a CDS encoding glycosyltransferase family 4 protein, translated as MTCAPNHPQGKVYEGFRNRLYQHETKDGITVIRVWTFITANEGFFKRTFNYISYMCSASVVTLFLPKADVVLSTSPQFFNGLAGYVVSRLRRIPWVLEIRDLWPESIVAVGAIKSPAIIQMLEWIERFAYRKADRIVPVTDSFRAYMLNKGIEDDKIVVVKNGVDLAQYAPCDRVGSLAEQLGVKGKFVVSYFGTHGMAHHLETVLQAARRLSHARHIVFLMVGDGAERQALVRMRDEMGLDNVVMLDQQPKSRMRELWALSDVSLVLLKKSELFKTVIPSKIFESLAMEKPILLGVEGESAELIQAAQAGMCIEPEQADELAARVSELSHNPELCQQLGRNGRAYVIKHFDRTTLARRLSAVIERVGYMTSPQFGKGETRGEDTWERYDDERLSAGKVLPPGR; from the coding sequence GTGACCTGTGCACCGAATCATCCACAAGGAAAAGTCTATGAAGGTTTTCGTAATCGGTTGTATCAGCATGAAACAAAAGACGGCATCACGGTTATCAGGGTGTGGACGTTCATTACGGCAAACGAGGGGTTCTTCAAACGAACCTTCAACTACATCTCTTACATGTGTTCCGCCTCCGTCGTAACTCTCTTTCTGCCGAAAGCGGACGTCGTGCTGTCAACTTCACCGCAGTTCTTCAACGGTCTCGCAGGGTACGTGGTCAGCAGACTGCGGCGGATCCCTTGGGTGCTGGAGATCCGTGATCTATGGCCGGAATCCATTGTGGCTGTGGGTGCCATCAAAAGTCCTGCCATCATTCAGATGCTGGAATGGATCGAGCGATTCGCCTATCGCAAGGCGGATCGGATCGTGCCGGTCACCGATTCATTCCGAGCGTACATGTTGAACAAGGGCATCGAAGACGACAAAATCGTGGTCGTCAAGAATGGTGTTGATCTCGCCCAATATGCTCCATGTGACCGAGTCGGTTCTTTGGCAGAACAGCTTGGAGTCAAGGGAAAGTTTGTCGTGTCCTATTTCGGGACCCATGGCATGGCGCATCATCTTGAGACGGTTCTGCAGGCAGCCCGTCGCTTGAGTCATGCAAGGCATATTGTCTTCTTGATGGTCGGCGATGGAGCTGAACGTCAAGCACTCGTACGCATGCGAGACGAGATGGGGCTCGATAACGTCGTGATGCTCGATCAACAACCGAAGAGCCGCATGCGCGAGCTCTGGGCACTGTCGGATGTCAGCCTCGTGCTGCTCAAGAAGTCAGAGCTCTTCAAGACGGTCATCCCGTCAAAGATCTTTGAGAGCCTGGCAATGGAGAAACCGATACTCTTAGGTGTGGAAGGAGAGAGCGCTGAACTGATCCAGGCAGCACAGGCAGGTATGTGCATCGAGCCTGAACAAGCCGATGAATTAGCAGCCCGAGTGTCGGAGTTGTCTCACAACCCTGAGTTGTGTCAGCAGCTGGGCAGGAATGGACGAGCCTATGTCATCAAGCATTTCGATCGGACCACGCTTGCTAGAAGACTGAGCGCTGTGATCGAACGGGTCGGCTACATGACATCTCCTCAGTTCGGCAAGGGGGAAACCCGAGGCGAGGACACATGGGAACGGTACGATGATGAGCGGCTGAGTGCCGGGAAAGTTTTGCCGCCTGGTCGCTGA